ACAGTATCGCCTCCGCGGCCGTGCTCACCCCGCACCGCCGCGAATTCGAAAGGCTTTTCGGCGCCCTCCCGACAAACGACATCGACATACCGAACCTACTGCGCGGCATCGCCCGCCACACGAAAAAGGCCATCCTCCTGAAGGGCGCGCCCACCTTCGTCGCGAGCCCCGACGGACGCGTGTTCATCGTGCCCGCACACAACTCGGGCCTCGCCAAGGGCGGCTCGGGCGACGTTCTTACCGGCATCATCACGGCTCTGCTCGCACAAGGCTTGCCCACCTGCGAAGCCGCCGTACTCGGAGCATTGCTGCATCAAAAAGCAGGCCACACAGCCCGCGAAAAACTCGGCGCATTCAGCATGCTCCCAAGCGATGTCATCGACGCACTGCCGCAAGCATTCGGTCGATAAATTTATCCTTAGAACTAATCCTTGAGGCAACGGACGGAGAAACCGCCGTACTTGCTGTAGGTGACCATGCTCATGGCGGTACCGATGTAGCTCACGTTTATCTGGTACGTGCTGTACGTGCTATTCTCAGTAGAACTCCAAAAGTCTACGCGGCCGCCCTCGCCGACATAATTCCCATTGTACTCCCTGTCGCCGGCAGGCAACGCCGAGAAGGAATAGGAGTCCGTGCCGTTGCCGCTACCATCCCAGCCGCTAGTAGATCTGAGTCTCTCAGCTCGTTCAACTGCGGTAGCCAGCGTTCTCCATTCCGTCAAATCCGGCAAGTGCCAACCCTTGGGACAAATTCCACGTACCGGATAAGTCGGAGAACAGCTCTTGCCAAAGCCACAATCCTTGCCGTTTGCAGACCACTCGCCCACGCTGTCCATCGCGGCTGCCCACGTATAAAGGCGACCGTACTTAGCACAATATTCTGCAGAATCATTATAGCACCAGCTAGTAGAATCGGAGGTGAACACCTCTTTGGCTTTCTCATATTCATAAGGAACGTCAGTGTATGCGTAGTTCAAATTCTCCGCCATCCACGTCTGCGTACCAATGGTCACAGTCTTATAGGTTTGGCCATCGCGTTCGTCGGTCATAGATCCCACAACCACAGCGGAAGGCTCTACGTAGCCACCGCTAGAACAGCTACTTGAAGCAACACTCGACGATGACGATTTCGCAGAACTGCTGCTGGACACACTTGTCTCGCCATCGCTCGACTGCGGTGAATCGCTGGACGAGGAAACGTCGCTCGACGAAGATTCCTTCCCGTCCGGGCGAGTCGTAAAATCGCTGTCGTCGTCACCGCAAGCGGCCAGACACAGGAATGCAACCAGGGCAAAAATTCTCCATCTCATAGTGGTCCTCCCATTTTACACACAATGTAATAAAAAGCGCCCGCCGTTATGCGGGCGCCGGTGTTTTGGAGGAGAACAATTTTAACGGGCCTTCACCACGTGGTTCTCGGTGCCGACACGTACGAGGTACGAGCCAGCCCCCGGCAACGCAAAGACGTTGTTCTGGCCAGTGACATTCCGGCGGAACAGCAGACGGCCCTGCATGTCGAACACGGTTACCTGCACGGAGCCCGCGGCCGTACCCAAGCCATAAATAGCGACTTCACGGCCCGACACAGCAAGGTTCATGCGGTTCGCCATCACAGCCACAATCGCATCGGAAGCCTCGCTGCTGCTGGACACATTCTGCACCTCGACAGGCTCGGTGACCTTGTTGCTACTGCTGGACACACTTGTCTCGCTATCGCTCGACCGCGGTGTGACGCTACTGCTGGACTTTGCAGAGGAACTCGACGCAGGCTCTGCACCGCTACCAGCCATCACGGTAATCGTCCCGCTCTTC
The sequence above is a segment of the Fibrobacter sp. UWR2 genome. Coding sequences within it:
- a CDS encoding fibrobacter succinogenes major paralogous domain-containing protein, with translation MRWRIFALVAFLCLAACGDDDSDFTTRPDGKESSSSDVSSSSDSPQSSDGETSVSSSSSAKSSSSSVASSSCSSGGYVEPSAVVVGSMTDERDGQTYKTVTIGTQTWMAENLNYAYTDVPYEYEKAKEVFTSDSTSWCYNDSAEYCAKYGRLYTWAAAMDSVGEWSANGKDCGFGKSCSPTYPVRGICPKGWHLPDLTEWRTLATAVERAERLRSTSGWDGSGNGTDSYSFSALPAGDREYNGNYVGEGGRVDFWSSTENSTYSTYQINVSYIGTAMSMVTYSKYGGFSVRCLKD